One genomic segment of Brassica napus cultivar Da-Ae chromosome A3, Da-Ae, whole genome shotgun sequence includes these proteins:
- the LOC106438961 gene encoding uncharacterized protein LOC106438961 isoform X6, translated as MSLNPSFKQDRSSDPTKRHEIEKETSASRKLEENNSKSIQDPEEMALYSRVRSQEEEIHNLQEQIAAACLKDMQLLNEKCGLERKCADLRVAIDEKQNESVTSALNELARRKGDLEENLKLAHDLKVTEDERYIFMTSLLGLLAEYGVWPRVANATAISTGIKHLHDQLQWKIKTCNQDRIREMSSGTEFTSKDNNNHDPRSSKGQASYGSTDHGTNDYRVNEQLMPPMDNVTRNPYQNLPQDTESLRFHNQTQQPKRESFGYSLSSVAGKEMIREREEKAESSSMFDPFNRNEEYASHVYEEGPGIDGFQIIGEAIPGEKVLGCGFPVRGTTLCMFQWVRHLEDGTRQYIEGATHPEYIVTADDVHKLIAVECIPMDDQGRQGELVRLFANDQNKIRCDAEMQTEIDTYISRGQASFNVQLLMDSTESWEPASVILKRSSYQIKTNNGEAIVISEKYSKELLIKVPCGESTQFVLISYDGSSHPISTLNVRMRDTLVLTMRMLQSKALDERRKGRV; from the exons ATGTCCTTGAATCCGAGCTTTAAACAAGATCGAAGCTCTGATCCAACCAAGAG GCATGAGATTGAGAAAGAAACTAGTGCTTCGAGGAAGCTAGAAGAGAATAATTCAAAGTCAATTCAAGATCCTGAGGAAATG GCACTTTACTCGAGAGTGAGATCACAAGAAGAAGAGATTCACAATCTCCAGGAACAAATTGCTGCTGCTTGTTTGAAG GATATGCAGCTGCTCAATGAGAAGTGTGGGTTAGAGAGAAAATGTGCTGATCTTCGAGTG GCTATTGATGAGAAGCAAAACGAGTCTGTTACATCCGCTTTGAATGAGTTAGCTCGTCGAAAAGGTGATCTTGAAGAAAACTTGAAGCTGGCACATGATTTAAAG GTTACAGAAGACGAGAGGTATATATTCATGACGTCATTACTTGGTTTATTAGCCGAGTATGGTGTTTGGCCTCGTGTTGCAAATGCTACCGCTATATCCACCGGCATAAAG CACTTGCATGATCAGCTGCAATGGAAGATTAAAACTTGCAAT caGGATAGGATTAGGGAAATGTCATCAGGAACAGAGTTTACTAGTAAAGACAACAACAACCATGATCCGAGGAGTTCGAAAGGTCAAGCTTCTTATGGATCCACG GATCATGGTACTAATGATTACCGGGTCAATGAACAGCTAATGCCACCAATGGACAATGTTACTAGAAACCCTTATCAGAACCTTCCGCAAGACACTGAAAGCTTGAGGTTTCATAATCAGACACAGCAGCCGAAAAG GGAGAGTTTTGGATATTCTCTGAGTAGCGTGGCGGGGAAGGAGatgattagagagagagaagagaaagctGAGAGCTCTTCCATGTTTGATCCTTTTAACAGGAATGAAGAATACGCTTCTCATGTTTATGAAG AGGGACCTGGAATAGATGGGTTTCAGATTATTGGAGAAGCAATACCTGGAGAGAAAGTTCTTGGTTGCGGGTTTCCAGTGAGAGGAACCACTCTCTGTATGTTTCAG TGGGTTAGGCATCTTGAAGATGGTACAAGACAATACATTGAGG GAGCCACACATCCAGAGTATATAGTTACCGCGGATGATGTGCACAAACTGATTGCTGTTGAGTGTATTCCAATGGATGATCAAGGCCGTCAG GGTGAATTAGTGAGGCTGTTTGCTAATGATCAAAACAAGATAAGATGTG ATGCAGAGATGCAAACAGAAATCGACACGTATATATCCAGAGGTCAGGCTAGCTTCAATGTGCAGCTCCTG aTGGATTCAACAGAGAGTTGGGAGCCTGCGAGTGTTATTTTGAAGAGATCTAGTTACCAGATCAAAACGAACAACGGAGAAGCTATTGTGATCTCAGAGAAATACTCAAAGGAGCTCCTG ATAAAGGTACCGTGTGGAGAATCAACACAGTTTGTTCTGATAAGTTATGATGGATCCTCACATCCTATAAGCACTCTCAACGTTCg CATGCGTGATACGCTCGTCTTGACGATGAGAATGCTTCAAAGCAAG GCACTGGACGAACGCAGAAAAGGACGAGTTTAG
- the LOC106438961 gene encoding uncharacterized protein LOC106438961 isoform X4: MIVGFFSDREKNRTPNPMSLNPSFKQDRSSDPTKRHEIEKETSASRKLEENNSKSIQDPEEMALYSRVRSQEEEIHNLQEQIAAACLKDMQLLNEKCGLERKCADLRVAIDEKQNESVTSALNELARRKGDLEENLKLAHDLKVTEDERYIFMTSLLGLLAEYGVWPRVANATAISTGIKHLHDQLQWKIKTCNDRIREMSSGTEFTSKDNNNHDPRSSKGQASYGSTDHGTNDYRVNEQLMPPMDNVTRNPYQNLPQDTESLRFHNQTQQPKRESFGYSLSSVAGKEMIREREEKAESSSMFDPFNRNEEYASHVYEEGPGIDGFQIIGEAIPGEKVLGCGFPVRGTTLCMFQWVRHLEDGTRQYIEGATHPEYIVTADDVHKLIAVECIPMDDQGRQGELVRLFANDQNKIRCDAEMQTEIDTYISRGQASFNVQLLMDSTESWEPASVILKRSSYQIKTNNGEAIVISEKYSKELLIKVPCGESTQFVLISYDGSSHPISTLNVRMRDTLVLTMRMLQSKALDERRKGRV, encoded by the exons ATGATAGTTGGGTTCTTCTCAGACAGAGAGAAAAACAGAACACCAAATCCGATGTCCTTGAATCCGAGCTTTAAACAAGATCGAAGCTCTGATCCAACCAAGAG GCATGAGATTGAGAAAGAAACTAGTGCTTCGAGGAAGCTAGAAGAGAATAATTCAAAGTCAATTCAAGATCCTGAGGAAATG GCACTTTACTCGAGAGTGAGATCACAAGAAGAAGAGATTCACAATCTCCAGGAACAAATTGCTGCTGCTTGTTTGAAG GATATGCAGCTGCTCAATGAGAAGTGTGGGTTAGAGAGAAAATGTGCTGATCTTCGAGTG GCTATTGATGAGAAGCAAAACGAGTCTGTTACATCCGCTTTGAATGAGTTAGCTCGTCGAAAAGGTGATCTTGAAGAAAACTTGAAGCTGGCACATGATTTAAAG GTTACAGAAGACGAGAGGTATATATTCATGACGTCATTACTTGGTTTATTAGCCGAGTATGGTGTTTGGCCTCGTGTTGCAAATGCTACCGCTATATCCACCGGCATAAAG CACTTGCATGATCAGCTGCAATGGAAGATTAAAACTTGCAAT GATAGGATTAGGGAAATGTCATCAGGAACAGAGTTTACTAGTAAAGACAACAACAACCATGATCCGAGGAGTTCGAAAGGTCAAGCTTCTTATGGATCCACG GATCATGGTACTAATGATTACCGGGTCAATGAACAGCTAATGCCACCAATGGACAATGTTACTAGAAACCCTTATCAGAACCTTCCGCAAGACACTGAAAGCTTGAGGTTTCATAATCAGACACAGCAGCCGAAAAG GGAGAGTTTTGGATATTCTCTGAGTAGCGTGGCGGGGAAGGAGatgattagagagagagaagagaaagctGAGAGCTCTTCCATGTTTGATCCTTTTAACAGGAATGAAGAATACGCTTCTCATGTTTATGAAG AGGGACCTGGAATAGATGGGTTTCAGATTATTGGAGAAGCAATACCTGGAGAGAAAGTTCTTGGTTGCGGGTTTCCAGTGAGAGGAACCACTCTCTGTATGTTTCAG TGGGTTAGGCATCTTGAAGATGGTACAAGACAATACATTGAGG GAGCCACACATCCAGAGTATATAGTTACCGCGGATGATGTGCACAAACTGATTGCTGTTGAGTGTATTCCAATGGATGATCAAGGCCGTCAG GGTGAATTAGTGAGGCTGTTTGCTAATGATCAAAACAAGATAAGATGTG ATGCAGAGATGCAAACAGAAATCGACACGTATATATCCAGAGGTCAGGCTAGCTTCAATGTGCAGCTCCTG aTGGATTCAACAGAGAGTTGGGAGCCTGCGAGTGTTATTTTGAAGAGATCTAGTTACCAGATCAAAACGAACAACGGAGAAGCTATTGTGATCTCAGAGAAATACTCAAAGGAGCTCCTG ATAAAGGTACCGTGTGGAGAATCAACACAGTTTGTTCTGATAAGTTATGATGGATCCTCACATCCTATAAGCACTCTCAACGTTCg CATGCGTGATACGCTCGTCTTGACGATGAGAATGCTTCAAAGCAAG GCACTGGACGAACGCAGAAAAGGACGAGTTTAG
- the LOC106438961 gene encoding uncharacterized protein LOC106438961 isoform X3, producing MIVGFFSDREKNRTPNPMSLNPSFKQDRSSDPTKRHEIEKETSASRKLEENNSKSIQDPEEMALYSRVRSQEEEIHNLQEQIAAACLKDMQLLNEKCGLERKCADLRVAIDEKQNESVTSALNELARRKGDLEENLKLAHDLKVTEDERYIFMTSLLGLLAEYGVWPRVANATAISTGIKHLHDQLQWKIKTCNQDRIREMSSGTEFTSKDNNNHDPRSSKGQASYGSTDHGTNDYRVNEQLMPPMDNVTRNPYQNLPQDTESLRFHNQTQQPKRESFGYSLSSVAGKEMIREREEKAESSSMFDPFNRNEEYASHVYEEGPGIDGFQIIGEAIPGEKVLGCGFPVRGTTLCMFQWVRHLEDGTRQYIEGATHPEYIVTADDVHKLIAVECIPMDDQGRQGELVRLFANDQNKIRCDAEMQTEIDTYISRGQASFNVQLLMDSTESWEPASVILKRSSYQIKTNNGEAIVISEKYSKELLIKVPCGESTQFVLISYDGSSHPISTLNVRMRDTLVLTMRMLQSKALDERRKGRV from the exons ATGATAGTTGGGTTCTTCTCAGACAGAGAGAAAAACAGAACACCAAATCCGATGTCCTTGAATCCGAGCTTTAAACAAGATCGAAGCTCTGATCCAACCAAGAG GCATGAGATTGAGAAAGAAACTAGTGCTTCGAGGAAGCTAGAAGAGAATAATTCAAAGTCAATTCAAGATCCTGAGGAAATG GCACTTTACTCGAGAGTGAGATCACAAGAAGAAGAGATTCACAATCTCCAGGAACAAATTGCTGCTGCTTGTTTGAAG GATATGCAGCTGCTCAATGAGAAGTGTGGGTTAGAGAGAAAATGTGCTGATCTTCGAGTG GCTATTGATGAGAAGCAAAACGAGTCTGTTACATCCGCTTTGAATGAGTTAGCTCGTCGAAAAGGTGATCTTGAAGAAAACTTGAAGCTGGCACATGATTTAAAG GTTACAGAAGACGAGAGGTATATATTCATGACGTCATTACTTGGTTTATTAGCCGAGTATGGTGTTTGGCCTCGTGTTGCAAATGCTACCGCTATATCCACCGGCATAAAG CACTTGCATGATCAGCTGCAATGGAAGATTAAAACTTGCAAT caGGATAGGATTAGGGAAATGTCATCAGGAACAGAGTTTACTAGTAAAGACAACAACAACCATGATCCGAGGAGTTCGAAAGGTCAAGCTTCTTATGGATCCACG GATCATGGTACTAATGATTACCGGGTCAATGAACAGCTAATGCCACCAATGGACAATGTTACTAGAAACCCTTATCAGAACCTTCCGCAAGACACTGAAAGCTTGAGGTTTCATAATCAGACACAGCAGCCGAAAAG GGAGAGTTTTGGATATTCTCTGAGTAGCGTGGCGGGGAAGGAGatgattagagagagagaagagaaagctGAGAGCTCTTCCATGTTTGATCCTTTTAACAGGAATGAAGAATACGCTTCTCATGTTTATGAAG AGGGACCTGGAATAGATGGGTTTCAGATTATTGGAGAAGCAATACCTGGAGAGAAAGTTCTTGGTTGCGGGTTTCCAGTGAGAGGAACCACTCTCTGTATGTTTCAG TGGGTTAGGCATCTTGAAGATGGTACAAGACAATACATTGAGG GAGCCACACATCCAGAGTATATAGTTACCGCGGATGATGTGCACAAACTGATTGCTGTTGAGTGTATTCCAATGGATGATCAAGGCCGTCAG GGTGAATTAGTGAGGCTGTTTGCTAATGATCAAAACAAGATAAGATGTG ATGCAGAGATGCAAACAGAAATCGACACGTATATATCCAGAGGTCAGGCTAGCTTCAATGTGCAGCTCCTG aTGGATTCAACAGAGAGTTGGGAGCCTGCGAGTGTTATTTTGAAGAGATCTAGTTACCAGATCAAAACGAACAACGGAGAAGCTATTGTGATCTCAGAGAAATACTCAAAGGAGCTCCTG ATAAAGGTACCGTGTGGAGAATCAACACAGTTTGTTCTGATAAGTTATGATGGATCCTCACATCCTATAAGCACTCTCAACGTTCg CATGCGTGATACGCTCGTCTTGACGATGAGAATGCTTCAAAGCAAG GCACTGGACGAACGCAGAAAAGGACGAGTTTAG
- the LOC106438961 gene encoding uncharacterized protein LOC106438961 isoform X2: MIVGFFSDREKNRTPNPMSLNPSFKQDRSSDPTKRHEIEKETSASRKLEENNSKSIQDPEEMQALYSRVRSQEEEIHNLQEQIAAACLKDMQLLNEKCGLERKCADLRVAIDEKQNESVTSALNELARRKGDLEENLKLAHDLKVTEDERYIFMTSLLGLLAEYGVWPRVANATAISTGIKHLHDQLQWKIKTCNDRIREMSSGTEFTSKDNNNHDPRSSKGQASYGSTDHGTNDYRVNEQLMPPMDNVTRNPYQNLPQDTESLRFHNQTQQPKRESFGYSLSSVAGKEMIREREEKAESSSMFDPFNRNEEYASHVYEEGPGIDGFQIIGEAIPGEKVLGCGFPVRGTTLCMFQWVRHLEDGTRQYIEGATHPEYIVTADDVHKLIAVECIPMDDQGRQGELVRLFANDQNKIRCDAEMQTEIDTYISRGQASFNVQLLMDSTESWEPASVILKRSSYQIKTNNGEAIVISEKYSKELLIKVPCGESTQFVLISYDGSSHPISTLNVRMRDTLVLTMRMLQSKALDERRKGRV; encoded by the exons ATGATAGTTGGGTTCTTCTCAGACAGAGAGAAAAACAGAACACCAAATCCGATGTCCTTGAATCCGAGCTTTAAACAAGATCGAAGCTCTGATCCAACCAAGAG GCATGAGATTGAGAAAGAAACTAGTGCTTCGAGGAAGCTAGAAGAGAATAATTCAAAGTCAATTCAAGATCCTGAGGAAATG cagGCACTTTACTCGAGAGTGAGATCACAAGAAGAAGAGATTCACAATCTCCAGGAACAAATTGCTGCTGCTTGTTTGAAG GATATGCAGCTGCTCAATGAGAAGTGTGGGTTAGAGAGAAAATGTGCTGATCTTCGAGTG GCTATTGATGAGAAGCAAAACGAGTCTGTTACATCCGCTTTGAATGAGTTAGCTCGTCGAAAAGGTGATCTTGAAGAAAACTTGAAGCTGGCACATGATTTAAAG GTTACAGAAGACGAGAGGTATATATTCATGACGTCATTACTTGGTTTATTAGCCGAGTATGGTGTTTGGCCTCGTGTTGCAAATGCTACCGCTATATCCACCGGCATAAAG CACTTGCATGATCAGCTGCAATGGAAGATTAAAACTTGCAAT GATAGGATTAGGGAAATGTCATCAGGAACAGAGTTTACTAGTAAAGACAACAACAACCATGATCCGAGGAGTTCGAAAGGTCAAGCTTCTTATGGATCCACG GATCATGGTACTAATGATTACCGGGTCAATGAACAGCTAATGCCACCAATGGACAATGTTACTAGAAACCCTTATCAGAACCTTCCGCAAGACACTGAAAGCTTGAGGTTTCATAATCAGACACAGCAGCCGAAAAG GGAGAGTTTTGGATATTCTCTGAGTAGCGTGGCGGGGAAGGAGatgattagagagagagaagagaaagctGAGAGCTCTTCCATGTTTGATCCTTTTAACAGGAATGAAGAATACGCTTCTCATGTTTATGAAG AGGGACCTGGAATAGATGGGTTTCAGATTATTGGAGAAGCAATACCTGGAGAGAAAGTTCTTGGTTGCGGGTTTCCAGTGAGAGGAACCACTCTCTGTATGTTTCAG TGGGTTAGGCATCTTGAAGATGGTACAAGACAATACATTGAGG GAGCCACACATCCAGAGTATATAGTTACCGCGGATGATGTGCACAAACTGATTGCTGTTGAGTGTATTCCAATGGATGATCAAGGCCGTCAG GGTGAATTAGTGAGGCTGTTTGCTAATGATCAAAACAAGATAAGATGTG ATGCAGAGATGCAAACAGAAATCGACACGTATATATCCAGAGGTCAGGCTAGCTTCAATGTGCAGCTCCTG aTGGATTCAACAGAGAGTTGGGAGCCTGCGAGTGTTATTTTGAAGAGATCTAGTTACCAGATCAAAACGAACAACGGAGAAGCTATTGTGATCTCAGAGAAATACTCAAAGGAGCTCCTG ATAAAGGTACCGTGTGGAGAATCAACACAGTTTGTTCTGATAAGTTATGATGGATCCTCACATCCTATAAGCACTCTCAACGTTCg CATGCGTGATACGCTCGTCTTGACGATGAGAATGCTTCAAAGCAAG GCACTGGACGAACGCAGAAAAGGACGAGTTTAG
- the LOC106438961 gene encoding uncharacterized protein LOC106438961 isoform X5 has product MSLNPSFKQDRSSDPTKRHEIEKETSASRKLEENNSKSIQDPEEMQALYSRVRSQEEEIHNLQEQIAAACLKDMQLLNEKCGLERKCADLRVAIDEKQNESVTSALNELARRKGDLEENLKLAHDLKVTEDERYIFMTSLLGLLAEYGVWPRVANATAISTGIKHLHDQLQWKIKTCNQDRIREMSSGTEFTSKDNNNHDPRSSKGQASYGSTDHGTNDYRVNEQLMPPMDNVTRNPYQNLPQDTESLRFHNQTQQPKRESFGYSLSSVAGKEMIREREEKAESSSMFDPFNRNEEYASHVYEEGPGIDGFQIIGEAIPGEKVLGCGFPVRGTTLCMFQWVRHLEDGTRQYIEGATHPEYIVTADDVHKLIAVECIPMDDQGRQGELVRLFANDQNKIRCDAEMQTEIDTYISRGQASFNVQLLMDSTESWEPASVILKRSSYQIKTNNGEAIVISEKYSKELLIKVPCGESTQFVLISYDGSSHPISTLNVRMRDTLVLTMRMLQSKALDERRKGRV; this is encoded by the exons ATGTCCTTGAATCCGAGCTTTAAACAAGATCGAAGCTCTGATCCAACCAAGAG GCATGAGATTGAGAAAGAAACTAGTGCTTCGAGGAAGCTAGAAGAGAATAATTCAAAGTCAATTCAAGATCCTGAGGAAATG cagGCACTTTACTCGAGAGTGAGATCACAAGAAGAAGAGATTCACAATCTCCAGGAACAAATTGCTGCTGCTTGTTTGAAG GATATGCAGCTGCTCAATGAGAAGTGTGGGTTAGAGAGAAAATGTGCTGATCTTCGAGTG GCTATTGATGAGAAGCAAAACGAGTCTGTTACATCCGCTTTGAATGAGTTAGCTCGTCGAAAAGGTGATCTTGAAGAAAACTTGAAGCTGGCACATGATTTAAAG GTTACAGAAGACGAGAGGTATATATTCATGACGTCATTACTTGGTTTATTAGCCGAGTATGGTGTTTGGCCTCGTGTTGCAAATGCTACCGCTATATCCACCGGCATAAAG CACTTGCATGATCAGCTGCAATGGAAGATTAAAACTTGCAAT caGGATAGGATTAGGGAAATGTCATCAGGAACAGAGTTTACTAGTAAAGACAACAACAACCATGATCCGAGGAGTTCGAAAGGTCAAGCTTCTTATGGATCCACG GATCATGGTACTAATGATTACCGGGTCAATGAACAGCTAATGCCACCAATGGACAATGTTACTAGAAACCCTTATCAGAACCTTCCGCAAGACACTGAAAGCTTGAGGTTTCATAATCAGACACAGCAGCCGAAAAG GGAGAGTTTTGGATATTCTCTGAGTAGCGTGGCGGGGAAGGAGatgattagagagagagaagagaaagctGAGAGCTCTTCCATGTTTGATCCTTTTAACAGGAATGAAGAATACGCTTCTCATGTTTATGAAG AGGGACCTGGAATAGATGGGTTTCAGATTATTGGAGAAGCAATACCTGGAGAGAAAGTTCTTGGTTGCGGGTTTCCAGTGAGAGGAACCACTCTCTGTATGTTTCAG TGGGTTAGGCATCTTGAAGATGGTACAAGACAATACATTGAGG GAGCCACACATCCAGAGTATATAGTTACCGCGGATGATGTGCACAAACTGATTGCTGTTGAGTGTATTCCAATGGATGATCAAGGCCGTCAG GGTGAATTAGTGAGGCTGTTTGCTAATGATCAAAACAAGATAAGATGTG ATGCAGAGATGCAAACAGAAATCGACACGTATATATCCAGAGGTCAGGCTAGCTTCAATGTGCAGCTCCTG aTGGATTCAACAGAGAGTTGGGAGCCTGCGAGTGTTATTTTGAAGAGATCTAGTTACCAGATCAAAACGAACAACGGAGAAGCTATTGTGATCTCAGAGAAATACTCAAAGGAGCTCCTG ATAAAGGTACCGTGTGGAGAATCAACACAGTTTGTTCTGATAAGTTATGATGGATCCTCACATCCTATAAGCACTCTCAACGTTCg CATGCGTGATACGCTCGTCTTGACGATGAGAATGCTTCAAAGCAAG GCACTGGACGAACGCAGAAAAGGACGAGTTTAG
- the LOC106438961 gene encoding uncharacterized protein LOC106438961 isoform X1, which yields MIVGFFSDREKNRTPNPMSLNPSFKQDRSSDPTKRHEIEKETSASRKLEENNSKSIQDPEEMQALYSRVRSQEEEIHNLQEQIAAACLKDMQLLNEKCGLERKCADLRVAIDEKQNESVTSALNELARRKGDLEENLKLAHDLKVTEDERYIFMTSLLGLLAEYGVWPRVANATAISTGIKHLHDQLQWKIKTCNQDRIREMSSGTEFTSKDNNNHDPRSSKGQASYGSTDHGTNDYRVNEQLMPPMDNVTRNPYQNLPQDTESLRFHNQTQQPKRESFGYSLSSVAGKEMIREREEKAESSSMFDPFNRNEEYASHVYEEGPGIDGFQIIGEAIPGEKVLGCGFPVRGTTLCMFQWVRHLEDGTRQYIEGATHPEYIVTADDVHKLIAVECIPMDDQGRQGELVRLFANDQNKIRCDAEMQTEIDTYISRGQASFNVQLLMDSTESWEPASVILKRSSYQIKTNNGEAIVISEKYSKELLIKVPCGESTQFVLISYDGSSHPISTLNVRMRDTLVLTMRMLQSKALDERRKGRV from the exons ATGATAGTTGGGTTCTTCTCAGACAGAGAGAAAAACAGAACACCAAATCCGATGTCCTTGAATCCGAGCTTTAAACAAGATCGAAGCTCTGATCCAACCAAGAG GCATGAGATTGAGAAAGAAACTAGTGCTTCGAGGAAGCTAGAAGAGAATAATTCAAAGTCAATTCAAGATCCTGAGGAAATG cagGCACTTTACTCGAGAGTGAGATCACAAGAAGAAGAGATTCACAATCTCCAGGAACAAATTGCTGCTGCTTGTTTGAAG GATATGCAGCTGCTCAATGAGAAGTGTGGGTTAGAGAGAAAATGTGCTGATCTTCGAGTG GCTATTGATGAGAAGCAAAACGAGTCTGTTACATCCGCTTTGAATGAGTTAGCTCGTCGAAAAGGTGATCTTGAAGAAAACTTGAAGCTGGCACATGATTTAAAG GTTACAGAAGACGAGAGGTATATATTCATGACGTCATTACTTGGTTTATTAGCCGAGTATGGTGTTTGGCCTCGTGTTGCAAATGCTACCGCTATATCCACCGGCATAAAG CACTTGCATGATCAGCTGCAATGGAAGATTAAAACTTGCAAT caGGATAGGATTAGGGAAATGTCATCAGGAACAGAGTTTACTAGTAAAGACAACAACAACCATGATCCGAGGAGTTCGAAAGGTCAAGCTTCTTATGGATCCACG GATCATGGTACTAATGATTACCGGGTCAATGAACAGCTAATGCCACCAATGGACAATGTTACTAGAAACCCTTATCAGAACCTTCCGCAAGACACTGAAAGCTTGAGGTTTCATAATCAGACACAGCAGCCGAAAAG GGAGAGTTTTGGATATTCTCTGAGTAGCGTGGCGGGGAAGGAGatgattagagagagagaagagaaagctGAGAGCTCTTCCATGTTTGATCCTTTTAACAGGAATGAAGAATACGCTTCTCATGTTTATGAAG AGGGACCTGGAATAGATGGGTTTCAGATTATTGGAGAAGCAATACCTGGAGAGAAAGTTCTTGGTTGCGGGTTTCCAGTGAGAGGAACCACTCTCTGTATGTTTCAG TGGGTTAGGCATCTTGAAGATGGTACAAGACAATACATTGAGG GAGCCACACATCCAGAGTATATAGTTACCGCGGATGATGTGCACAAACTGATTGCTGTTGAGTGTATTCCAATGGATGATCAAGGCCGTCAG GGTGAATTAGTGAGGCTGTTTGCTAATGATCAAAACAAGATAAGATGTG ATGCAGAGATGCAAACAGAAATCGACACGTATATATCCAGAGGTCAGGCTAGCTTCAATGTGCAGCTCCTG aTGGATTCAACAGAGAGTTGGGAGCCTGCGAGTGTTATTTTGAAGAGATCTAGTTACCAGATCAAAACGAACAACGGAGAAGCTATTGTGATCTCAGAGAAATACTCAAAGGAGCTCCTG ATAAAGGTACCGTGTGGAGAATCAACACAGTTTGTTCTGATAAGTTATGATGGATCCTCACATCCTATAAGCACTCTCAACGTTCg CATGCGTGATACGCTCGTCTTGACGATGAGAATGCTTCAAAGCAAG GCACTGGACGAACGCAGAAAAGGACGAGTTTAG